Within Spinacia oleracea cultivar Varoflay chromosome 4, BTI_SOV_V1, whole genome shotgun sequence, the genomic segment AGTAATTATTAAAAGTGAAATTAATTATACAGAAAATATTTTACACACTTACACTTTATGTCTGTGTAACTGTGTAAGTATTGGACTAATAACAAATTAACTACAAGCTAACACATGATAATATGGTCGCAATTGTTATAGAATGTATACTCTAGATGAATTTGACCATAGAactttattttttcttaaagAGAAAAGATGACCTTTATAAATGACTTATTTGGAAAGATCATTTTATCAAGATTTTGGATGGATGCTTTTATACGTAAGTATCAGTTTTTGTGTGAAATTTGAGACGACCAAAACGAATAATCGATTCTTAACCGGGTGGATgattgtttgaatgagtagtcTTATTATACACAAGTAGACATGTGTAATGGGCAGGAGGCCCGTTAAAAGCCCTAGCCCGATCTTTTTACTAAAGGGTTCAACCCTTAACTTATTAAATGGGTTGGACTTTTAAAAGGCTTAATTTTAAAGGGTTATTAAAGGATTAGATAGGATTTGACTTACTTTAAAGGGCTTAGTTTAAAGGGTTATTAAAGGGTTAGGTAGGGCTTTTAAAGGGTTTAGTTTAAAGgtttattaaaacaaaaaagtCAGCAAACTCTAAATCAAAAACTAAGAAAAAATACCCATCTCTCCTTCAATTAAAACCGGCCAAACCCAAAATTAAGAACCCTACATTTTCTGTAATTAAAGGAGGATGTATTCGTATAAGGCGTTTACCATTGtatattgcataattgaaatgtCAATGTCAGTGTATGACTTGGACCTATTCAATAATTGTTGGATTATCGAATTATGCTTTCAGGTGATGCTATTTTATTCATTTGAAATACATACAGACTCAAAGAAAGTCCAGCCCGTTACAACCCGTTTAATATCCGGCCCATTCCGGTCCGAAAAAATGTAAACTAGGCCCGTCCCGTCCCGACCCGTTTAATTTCGATCCAGCCCGGCCCTAACCCGACCCGTTAAACAGGTCTATACACAATTAACTCGAATAGGTTAAGATACGACACGACATGGTCTGACATGACACAACATAATAAAACAAGTGTGGATGTCAACTAGATTAgtgatagaaatttgaggacgcGCGCGGAAGTTTTGATGGCCATGAATAATGTAACAAAATTGCATTTTTATCATTGATTACATTAATAAAAATTGTACAAATATACTGTTGAGAGCCTATATCTCTCACTTATCTCTTTGGTAGAACCCTGGTTTCCACCCCTCGTATTTTGTCGGAGTTCTTTTGATTAGTCCACCTCTCAACTTATGCACATACAACATATTTATAGTTGTTGTATCCTAGTTTTTAGATTTATCTACACTTGTCatttatctagatttttcttacTAGATTTTTCTTATGATAATTCTAGACATTTCCTAATATTATTCTAGATTATAAtttacaatcatatatttctagATTGTTCTACATTAATACAATTTCACTACTAGACTTTTACAATCATAGATTGATTTTTCGAGATTAATATTTCAACACTTAGTTGGTAAAATTTTGTTATCCAAGACCTGAGATCGAATCATGTCTACATTATCTTAGACGTATAAACATGACATGGTGGCTCGTGGGCATGGGTCGTGCCTGCGTTGCTAAACGTCCCTTTAATGGGTAGTGGGAAGGGACTAGCCAACCCCAAAACACATTAATTTGGCCCACATCCATCGATCCATCTACAACATCTTAAGCAGTTTTTCAGTACAGTATTGGATGTACATTGGGTCTTTGTGTACATAAGTAGATGTACTGTCAGTCTGTCACTACTCACTACTGTGAAGTCCCAAATACACCTAATGAAAAGATCGACAATTAGTCTTGTTTAATCGCCCTACAATCTTTCATCTCAAAACTCCTATTCAACATTTCAAACCCTATCCAGTGTACTTAATTATTGGGgatgaacttgatagggaggaCCACGTGTTTGATCTTTTGCAATAACAATTGGGAGAagactgaaacctatccacccaaaactcgccACAAATTCGGATTAGCTCTAAGGATAAATCGGGTGGTAAGACAATTAATACTTAGCATTATAGTAATTCTTTTGTTACAAATATTTTCAATCTATCTCCTCTCTTATTTTCGTTACTACATTGTTTTATGATTCCCGCTTTAAATGTCAAAGTGTAAACATTAAACTGAAACAGAGAGGCAAACCAAAAATCAAGTTCCCCCGTATATATGAAGCCACGtagtaaaaatcataaaatattagcCACCATACAAATCATCCAAAGACAATCCATACTTCccattttattttcattttgcttgtcattaatttttctttttggaaATAGTGCTTAAGAAGTCAATATGTGGACCTTGCAAGTTACTACTCGTACTACCTAACAAGAGGATAAGATATCAAAATATATAGAGAATGAATAATTTGCCTCGTAATTCCCATAATACTTCAATTCAAACCCTCAACATTGTCTATTGAGCAAACTAGCTAGGTTTAAGAAATATTTGGATATACATCTTCATTGTATATAAGTCTTTATCAAATTAAATTTACAAGTTATAATTTAGGTCTTATAGCTGTCAATGCCCTACATATATGTAGTTATGTACCATTGGTTTTAATGTTTTATCATTAAAGCTACTATAATAGAATATATAATGTCATATCCCATTAATTAAACGACTTTAGATAATAGGATGTGAAATCGAGTTAATATATGATGTAAATCATTAACAATTTAACACTCACAACTTTAGACATTAGTATGTGAACTcgagttaattaattaatatccgATAATACAGATCATTCAAATTCACTTAATGGTTTTTTGGTTGTATGAAATATTAATTGTTGAGGAGCCACCTCTGTTTTTGTTAGGGTCATTGTCGTGTGTAATGCTACTGTGGGCAGATCCATTAAGAACAAAGGGTAGCCAATTAAGTGTCTACCCTCTTTAAAATATTATACTATGATTTAATATCAAAAACAAAGGTGTAGTTTGATGGTATTTGGTTGTTTAGATATGATGGATTGTAGTGAGTTCTATCTCATGTCTTATCATTAATTTGCCATTTAAACTTAGATTCGGCCATTTGTTTTCCCCTAACCTCTTTGATTTGCTTATTTGGAAAATCGTTTTGTTTTTTATGTGTATGAAATACTCATATtgttatgatttttatttttttttggtgttaaagAGGTGGAGTAACCACAAAAGGAAACAGAAAAGCTAGGCTAcaaagaaaatcaaaacaacacgAAATAAATGACAGGAAAATAAACAAAACCCTACTTCCCTACAGCCTAAAGAACTAGGCCCTCCTCTCTTTCAAGCAGCAATCGCATGCACCTTTCGAAGCAATCCCACTCCACTGAGGTCCTCCAATAAAATAGCACGAAGACCCACTGGGGCCTCCTCCATGAGCACGAGTTTAGGTTCTAGTCCCACCCCATAGTTTGCCAACCAATCCGTCGCTCGGTTAGCTTTTCTATAGCAATGTTGTATCACCACTCGCCACTCTTGTTTTCGAATCATCTCTTGGCATCTACGGATTATATGGTAGTAAGGAGAGCTAGGTTGAAGGTCCCCTAGCAGGACATTAGCCACGACCTTCGAGTCGACTTCGAGGATTACTTTCTTGAACCCTTTATTCCATGCATACGCCATTCCCCTAAGTGTAGCTAGGAGTTCCGCCTTAGTGCTTGAAGTTATACCACAGTTTGCCGCAAACATACCCAATAGTTCCCCTTGGTCTCCCCGTATAAGTCCACCCGCACCTGCTTGACCAGGATTACCCTTTGACGCTCCATCTGTGTTGATTTTAACCCATCCCTCCCATGGGTACTCCCACTTAATAGTCACTTCCCGCTTGCTCCTTCTTCCCTCCATACTCTCTTCCCTTTCCATAGCTTTCTTAATCACCCCAACTCGCGCCATAATGAACCCAATTTGGTCCACTGGTAGTTCTACATTTACATCAAATATTCTCTTATTCCTCCACTTCCAGAGCCACCATAGGGTTGTGACAAAGATTAGTGGCCACTCCTCATCTCTCGTCCCATCATCTTTGATATTATCCATGATCCATTCCTCACAAGGTTTATGGAACAATTCGTAATCATTAAGTGCCGGGAACTGCCTCCAAACTAGTGTCGCCACTGGGCATCGTCGTAGCACATGATATGTGTTTTCTTCCACCTCTCCACAAACTAGGCATCTAGGGTCGTCGGTGAGATGGCGAATGAACCTGTTAGCATTTGTCATAATTCTATTGTGCAACACCAGCCACAAGAAGAATCGTAGTCTTTGTGGTACATGGAGTTTCCATATTCGGCTCCAATTCATTGTAGCTCCCAACTCTTGTTGCCCACGAATGATGTTGAGAGCCGATTTAATTGTAAAACCTCCATTAGTTGACCCATTCCAATACACCTTATCCACTTCTTCTTCGTCTTCAACCAATTCAAAAGCAGCAATTTCCTGTAACACTCGAGGGGGTAAGTAATCCATGAATTTTTCCCACTTCCATCCACTCCTAGGGTCCCACATATCTTGTACATTCCACTCTTGTGTTGCTGCAGGTGGTTCGCAAGTGGTTGTTTCCATCAGTGTCGTCGACGAGGCCCATTTGTGGAACCAAAATGATGTTGCCCTACCATTTTCGACAGCCATACTAATACCATGTTTCAGGACATCAAAGTTATCTACTATACCTCTCCATGCATTCgatgaattttttttgtgctTAAACATGTCTATCGAACACTTACCATCACAGTATTTACTTCTCAACACTCGGGCCCAAAGAGCTTCTGGTTCTGTCATCATTCGCCAGCCCAATTTAGAGAGGAATGCTGCATTCGCTTGGCGCATCGATCTCAAGCCCAATCCACCATTTTTCTTGTCCTTAGTTACCTCATTCCACGACACCAGATGGACTTTCTGTTGTTCCTCTGACCCACCCCACAAAAATCTCCTCGTGATCCTGTCAATATCATCACAGGTGGACCTTGGAAGTTTTGTTGTTTGCATTGCATAATATGGCATGCAAGATATAGAAGACTGAACTAGCGTGGCTCTTCCTGCTAGGGATATAAATTTCGACTTCCATCTCGCTAGTTTTCCATTGATTCTGCCCACTAAATACTGGTAATCTCTCTTCGACGTACACCCATTAATGGTAGGAACACCAAGGTAAATACCCAGGTCTTATGTTTCCTCCATTCGGAGTTCCTCACACACCAACCTTCGCGTATTGTCATCTGTATTTCGTGAGAAAAAAACTCTTGATTTGGCCACGCTTACTTTGCTTCCTGACATCTCGCAAAACTGATCTAGACATGCCATTATAACTCGAGCTTGGTCTGTCGAAGCCTCACCAAACAGTATTAAATCATCCGCGAAGGCCAGATTCGACAGCTGTGGTCCGTTCCTACTTGCTCTCATTGGTTTCCAGGCACCAATTTGAACCGCATGCTCAATTAGGTGAGTCAATCTTTCCATACAAATCACGTAGATGTATGGAGAGAGCGGGTCTCCTTGTCGAATACCTCTGGTGGGCTTGAAGCTTTCCGTCGGTTCTCCGTTCCATAGAATCTGTAAGCTTGTGGAGCAAATACAATGCATAATAACTTCGAGCATCACTTGAGGGATTCTCAATTCGAGTAAAGCATGCCTAATAAAACTCCACCTCAAACGATCGTACGCCTTTTCAAAGTCTATTTTGATTGACATGCTTCCTGTTACCCCTTGTTTCTTTCTCATGGTATGTAGcatttcttgaactatgattACGTTGTCCGTAATCTGTCTCTTCGGCACAAAACTACACTGGGTAGGTGATATCAAAGATGGTAGGATTGGTTTTAGTCTATTCACTATGACCTTCGTCACCATCTTATAGATACTGTTGCACAGACCAATCGGGCGAAACTGTGTTACTCTTTGTGGGGCTTCTGTTTTAGGTATGAGAACCAAGAAAGCTTTGTTGAAATCTGTTGGCAGTTCACGGCCACTTACTACATCTAGTACGAATTTGATCACATTCGGACTTACAATATCCCAGTACCTCTGATAGAACAATGGTTGGAAGCCATCCGGTCCCGGGGCTTTGAACGCATCCATGTCCTTGATGGTTTTTACCACTTCGCATTCAGCATACGGCCTTTGTAATAGATCAAATTCTCGATCTGTCATCTTTGGAAAACATCCTGGTAAGAAgcaattaatattataatttgggCATTCCTCAGTAAACAATTCTTGCCAATATCGAACTATCATTGCCTTCACTTCGATCGGGTCGTTGACCCAATTATTCTCTTCATTCTGGAGCATCGGTAGTTTATTTCTTTGGCGACGTATTATGGTTGCCAAATGAAAGAACTTAGTGTTTCTGTCTCCATCTTTAATTGCCTCCATCCTTGATTTCTGAAACCACAACATTTCCTCCTCATGTAATATGTCATCAAGTTCCCTTCTCAACTTCGCTTACAGCTTCACCCATTTCCTGTTCCATCCATTCGAGAGCTCCCTTTGTACTCCACCAATTCTTGCCCACAACTCCGCTTTCTTTctaaaaatattatgaaataCTTCTCGGTTCCATTTGACTAGTCTCGAGGCAAACTCTTTCTGTAGTGGAACAATAGGTTCGGTTCTATTCCAATTGCTAGACACAAAGTTGTCAAATTTGTCGTGGTTTAGCCATGCTGCCTGGaatctaaagggccttagagaGGTTGGGATAGGCGCGAAACCACCTGAGCTCACTATAATTGGGCAGTGATCGGACATGTTCTTAGGTAAGTGACATACTGCTCCCTCCTCAAATCTTAATCTCCACTCCTCATTGCAAATGAAACGGTCTAGTCTTGCTGCCATGTAGGTAGCTTCCGTTTCTCCTCGGGCCCAAGTGTGTTTCGGTCCAGAATACATAAGGTCTATGAACCCACTTGATTCGATCCAGTGGGCAAAGTTTCGACATCTTCTTTGCATTTCTGCTCCTCCCACCCCTATTCTCTCCTCCATAGTGGTAGTGTCATTAAAATCTCCCCCTAGTAACCAAGGCCCTGTAAAATGTCTCTTAGCCTCGTTTAGAGCCTCTCATAGCTCTTTCTTTCGAGTGGAGTCCGGACTAGCATAAATGGCTGAAAACACCCATGGTTCTTCGCCAATTTTTGATATCTCCACTGTGATATGCTGAGTATGAGAGCCCAATACCTTCACTGAAAttatctctctcctccaaaataGCCATATACCTCCACTGAACCCTTGTGCGTCCACACGAAACTGTCCTGAAAATCCAATCTTGTCGCATACCCTTTGCGCTGTTTCTCCACTTATATGAGGTTCAACTAGTGCCAGCATGGTTGGGTTGTTGATTCGAACTAGCTACCTAATTACTGTTAGAAAGGCTTGGCTTCCAGCGCCTTGAACATTCCAAATCATAATCTTTATCGACATATTAAACGTGCTCAAACGGGGGTATTTATCTGCAACATGGGTAGGTACCCTAGGAAGTATGTTCATGAACGCCTCCCGCAGATCGTTCATAGGATGCACCAGCTCCATCGGGAGTTGTATCGACGCCAACAAGTCGGGGGGATTGTGTTGAGGGGGAAGATAAGCTTCGATCAACATATCGATTTTGTGTGCTAGCGGGTGGACTAATGCCATGGTCGGTCCTTCCGTGTTGTAATCGATGAAGGTTGTATATGTTGGGGGACAACGCACCTCCAAGGTGATCGGCGTTGGCCAGCTGCTCATTATGGATTGTTCGCCTACTGCTTCCAATATCGGGAGGTTCTCTCAATGACTGCTTCGACAGAGATTTAGGGTTTATGATATTTAGAATATTTTCCTTCCCTTCTCTTGTCGATATATAAGGGCTCGTGTGTAGTTTCCTTATTTCAATAGGATTCCCATTTGATTTGACCTTCTCTAGTAATGGTAACAGAATTTCCTGGTTGCCAATCAACGAGGTCTCCATAGTAGGGTGAACCACTTCTTTCCAATTATTGAAATATCTTCTTTCTCCGCTATCTTGTGTCGTGTTAGTTTCCAAGTCCACAGTTGGGATTTCCTCCGTAATATCCTCCATCACAATATTGTGATTTATTCCCGTATTTTCTTCCAAGGCTATCTCTTCCTCTCCTAACCTAATGACCTCCCCTTGTGGGGATTGGGCTACACTGATGGGCCTTGTGCAATTCTTGTCCATCTCCTCTATTACTGGGCTTGGATTTTCTACCTCCATAGTATCATCGTGCTGCTTATCAATCACTGCCTCTTGTTCCAGGACCGCAAACCTTGACCCTTGGGGTCGTGTTTCCTTTTGAGTATTTTCCTTGCCCCCACTGTGGGTTCGATGCAGTTGTTGCACACCATTGGCTCCCTTTGGTACTGTGCTCCTTGATTCTGAATTCCTTTGCTCTGTCTGTTTGTTGTGCCCTGCTCTTGGCTTAATTGGTGCCTTCCTTGGAGCTCGTTGAACTAGCATCCATGATCCATATTGATCACTTTCTTCCGGTTTCTTATTATTAGTTTCTTGCTCTCTACGCATTTGTCCTGTAGTTTCCACTTGAGCCACCTCACCGTCCATTATAGCCTCTTTGAACATAGGGCACTCTGTTACTTTATGCCCTAGGTGCCCACACTTAAAGCAAATTTGTCTGAGTCCCTCATATTGGACCTTCCATACCCGCCCATTCAATCTGAACTTTGAGAGTAATGGCTTCGATAGTTCTACTTCAATGCAGAACCTTACATACTGCCCTCTGTCCATAGATTCTGTATTTTTATCTATGCGCACCACTTTACCTATTTTCTCCCCTATGCGATATAGGAACGCTTTGTCAAAATACTCAACCGATAGGTTAGGGATTCTTACCCAAGCTGTCAATGTTTTGATCGGTTCCTCATCTGGTACGAAGTTTGGGATCCATTTCCTTATTGTGAGATAGCTATCTCCTATCATCCATGGGCCTTGTGTCATGACGAACTCATAATCCGCCATAGAAGTGAACCGTACAACATAGTACGCGCAACCTACATCTGTGAGTGCGATATCACCCTTTAAACTCCACATTAGTCGTAGTCTGCGAATCAGAACCG encodes:
- the LOC130472135 gene encoding uncharacterized protein, translated to MEERIGVGGAEMQRRCRNFAHWIESSGFIDLMYSGPKHTWARGETEATYMAARLDRFICNEEWRLRFEEGAVCHLPKNMSDHCPIIVSSGGFAPIPTSLRPFRFQAAWLNHDKFDNFVSSNWNRTEPIVPLQKEFASRLVKWNREVFHNIFRKKAELWARIGGVQRELSNGWNRKWVKL